In Gadus morhua chromosome 2, gadMor3.0, whole genome shotgun sequence, the DNA window CTATTACCTTATAACTCAAACGAACAGCATAGCAAATTTAAGATTACAAcattaaatgtaggcctatatgtttcaCAGTGACAATTTTGTAAAACATTTACATGAAACCCTTTTAAATGAACCAATGAACATACAGGTGAAAACGTAATGTatttgacagacacacacatttggtgtgtgtgtgtgtgtgtgtgtgtgtgtgtgtgtgtgtgtgtgtgtgtgtgtgtgtgtgtgtgtgtgtgtgtgtgtgtgtgtgtgtgtgtgtgtgtgtgtgtgtctgtgtgtggcgaAGGGTATAACTTATAAAGAACGTTCTCGTTTTAATCGTGCTGGATAATGAACAGATGCCACAAAATTAGGAAAGAAACATACACTCCTCCCAGCAGTGCCACTCTGGCCTGGTGAACTGGCACGCGGCATCGGCAAGGCGCACGGGTGTCCTCTCTAGAGCgcgtggtggtgctggggaaCATTAAGGAACTTGGCACGCAATTCTCTGCCATGGCTGCCAACTTCCGCCTCTGGAAAGCGAGCACATCTCTCTCCGGACGGGAGAATATTTTGATAGATGTCCTCTCCCATTGGCGCGTTCGTTCTTGCTATTCCAATATTGCTtgcaaaactttttttattttctgattAGACCACACATTATTTAGAAAACACATACTCGCCAAAACCATAATAAAGCaaattatataggcctatagttgTGAAAGGAATTGACTAATAAAGGCATATCCTCCTCTGTCATTCgtttattaaatgtatttatcatTAGGCtaattgtttttatatattttatatgaacATGATAATCAATGGCTTTAGCCTTTAGACGCGACCCAAATTCAAACAGATGGAGGGGCgattgaaaatatatttttactttGCAATTGCGATAGGAATTTCGACTAAATTGTTATTGGTCTGCATTAGGCCATTAATATATGATTTATTCCAGTAATAATGTCGAGTTATTTCTCCTTAGGCTCCATTTGTGCTTGGTCTAGGCTTATTGTGTAAACAAAATTGAATAAGGGTCTACATTTGTTATCTATTTTACTAGAATTTATATTGCTCACTGTATTCTCGCCAATCCCCTGAGCGCCGGGTGTCCTTACTGTAGCTAATGGCGCCCTGGACATTTTGCGGAACATATGGGTCCCGGGGCACTTCTCCAAATCCAGCCGGGGTGGCAACGGCTCATCCGGGCACAAGGGAGGCGTGAGGGCAACGGCTGCCCCTTCCATTGTGTGTGCCCAAAATGCATGATGCcctatgtgtgatgtgtgtgtgtgtgtgtgtgtgtgtgtgtgtgtgtgtgtgtgtgtgtgtgtgtgtgtgtgtgtgtgtgtgtgtgtgtgtgtgtgtgtgtgtgtgtgtgtgtgtgtgtgtgtgtgtgtgtgtgtgtgtgtgtgtgtgtgtgtgtgtgtttatgtgagtttGTAGGCAAACGTAAGCTTTTCTCTGTTTAAGATGACCGGTATTCTACAAGTCCCTGTGAAAGTCAGGGAGTATTAAATCCATTATTTTGTGTAACACATGCAAAAAACAACATGAATAGTCTCGAGCATTATTTGACTTTCATAGGTAATTGCCAAACGAGGTTAGTTGAAAATCATCAAGGAAAAaccaacattttaaataatttaggCTAGCCTACATTTTACAATGTGGAAACGTTTTAGCCTAAATACGCCGTAAACATTGCTATTTCTTTGAAAATCCTGTTGGCTTTGAGTTACGCAAAGATTATGCAAATTTTTAAATGCATTGGTTagtaaaataaatgattgaaaaTATATTAATGTCAAGGCCTTAGGTCTGTCTCTCATTTGACCAGGATGATGAGGTTTGATCCACATTAGCAAAAGGTTGTATTATTAATGAAATGACAAAGTCAGTCAAAATAGTAAAAATCCATGATAACCAAGACCCTAATCTCACTTTTACATATAGCAGCCTATAGGTCAACTTTTATTTCTGGGTTTAGGCCAGCATAAACATGCTTATGATGCGTAGGCTTACCACTTGCATAAGTATGCATCCATGTGAATGATTAGGTTGGATTATCAACTCTCAAATTTAATTGGGGCCTCGATTTCAGTCAATTACAGGCCTGTAGTGTCTTAGATTTCTAACTTCGTGGTAAATGTAGCCATATAGACATGCCTGCCTGCCGTACTATttgatgcacacatacattcaaaATGTGCATTTATGACAAAATTATAATACTGTTCTGTTTTGAACTAATTAAatcaaaaatatgaaatacTAAATCCTATTAATATCATATTGACtgacatattttatttttttttttaccaagatACTCTAAAACATCGATAAATAGAGCTATGCAAAAccgaataaaaaaaaaaaaggtgtgtttgtgagacACACTACTAGTGGATTTACTTCTTTGGAATATAATCTTTGTGTTCAGGAGATTGTTCTATGCATTGCACTGTTATATGTTCTGCTAGCAAACAGTTTACCGAAAGCTTTAAAAAGAGTCATGTTAACTATTAACATAATAATTAATGTCAAAAATAATGCTATAGCTTTAACAAGCATAAGATAACCTATAACATCTCTAACAATTTAATATTGAGCCAACGTGACTAATAAATCTACAAATAAATGTCCTCAAATAGATTTATCATCGTTTATTTTAACACACATTGCATACAAATTATAACTTTTTCATGAGGGAAAGAAAACCATTAACACATGGATCCCCCTTTCCCAGGACCAGCAACATTATTAATAATTTAACACAATAAATacatgtataaataataataataatagtacaaTTTAAAATATGAAATTGTTACACATTTCCCCAATAAAACGATGGTGAAAATAAAGAATAGTGCTAAAACGTTATAAATCATCGTAAAGGaattttcattctttctttttcttgtgtGTAATATTCAAAACGTGTTTGGCTATAGGCCCACATTTCTCAATTTCGTTTGCTCTTTTTATAtgtacacgtgtgtctgtgtgtgtgtgtgtgtgtgtgtgtgtgtgtgtgtgtgtgtgtgtgtgtgtgtgtgtgtgtgtgtgtgtgtgtgtgtgtgtgtgtgtgtgtgtgtgcgcgcgcgcgtgtgtgtttgtgtgcgtgcgtgcgtttgcccTGTACAATTGTGTGTGCCCAGATAAGGTGAAAGATAGGCCTCAAAATGACCGTTTTTAGGGGATTGTTACCTCGCGGTAGTCTTTGCAATTCTTTATCAAACTTGCATAGATGTTAAACGATTGCTTTCCTTAAAAATGCTGATTCTTCTTTCATTAAAAACTCAACATGACATTGACCACCATAGTTTAGCATTTACATCGCGAGTCAAACAGGGTCGTACAAATTCCTGTGTTTCTTTGAAGTTGTATATAGAAGGGTTATATGGTGGTGAATCAAAAATAAATCATGACAAATCGCAAACCAAAGATGTACAAAAAATAAGAATCGGGTGTGCGACCACCATAACTCTCCGTTCGTAAGCTTGAAAGTTGCATGGATGGGCGTGACAAGTGAAACTTTATTAGAATGTGCTAGATCGTTGATTGTAAGAGGCGCGTGTTCAATTCTTATGCTCCTCATTACTACTATTAGTTGTGAAAAAACGCGTTCAGTTCATCATAGGCGGGGGGCCTTTCGTGATGCGGATGCACGTCGTGATAAGGCAGCACGTTTTCGTTGTGAATGCCGCTCCGCATTCCGGACGATCCGAACACCAGGTTATGGGCGGGGGTTTGTCTGGAGCCGGCCAGGCCGGACGAGTAATGCATAGAGTAGTGGTATCCCTTCTCGTGTTCAGGCGACGGTGGGCTCTGGTGCTTGAGGGAAAAGTTGCCGTTAATGCAAACCGGCGGGCTAAGAGGACCCTCGTACTCCGGACTGTTGTACTCGGGGGACCCGCTCCCGCCGTACAGGGAGTCGTAGGCCGAGCAGTATCCATGTGTCCTCAGCGGAAGGGAGTTCGACCCCGACTGACAGTGCGGACTGGCCAGGCGAGCGCACGGGTACGGATACGAGTGCACGGAGAACGAACTGGACGCGTATCTGCCCGACTCCTGACACGGCTCTGTTAAGAAGTTGCGGGAGTTCAGCTGCAGGCAGCCGGCCACCAAGTTCGTAGTGGGCTGGGACAGTCCTTTACACAGCGTCTGGACGTAGGACACGAGGTCGGGCCTTTTCCCAGAGCGCAGTATCTCAGACAGAGCCCATATGTAGTTCTTAGCCAGCCGGAGAGTCTCGATTTTGGAGAGTTTCTGTGTTTTGGAATAACACGGCACTACTTTCCGCAGGCTGTCGAGCGCCGAGTTCAGGTCGTGCATGCGCGTCCTCTCCCGCGCGTTCGCCTTCTGGCGGCGCACCTTGGAGCGCTGGGCGCGCGCCGGGGTCATTTTACGCTTCTTGGGCCCCCGTTTCTTCGGCCTGCCATCCTCTGCGTCTCCCTCGCCAGcaccctcatcatcctcatcctcctcgtcctcacctaggtcgtcgtcatcgtcgtccTCCCCGAGGTTTTCGGAGTGAGCGCCGCTGCCCCTAAGCTCGGGGTCGTCCGTGTCGTCATCACCCAGTCGGCAGCGTTCGTGGTCCAGGTCGTCGTCTTTCATCTTGGAGTCCTCGCTCTCGCTGTCCTCCGCCCAGCCGGAGTACTTGTGAACGTCCGACTGCAGCGATGGGTCACTGAAAAGCCTCGTCAACATCGTGGCTCTGTGGCTCTGGGTGAAGAGGAGAAATGACTGCGTTATTTTAGGCCGGAGATAAAGCTTATTCTATTTGGTTACACGGTTTAGGACAAAGGCTATAGGCCTAAGGATGATCAGAATGTCTTCTGTTTTGGCAGTTGGATA includes these proteins:
- the LOC115556820 gene encoding neurogenic differentiation factor 2 — its product is MLTRLFSDPSLQSDVHKYSGWAEDSESEDSKMKDDDLDHERCRLGDDDTDDPELRGSGAHSENLGEDDDDDDLGEDEEDEDDEGAGEGDAEDGRPKKRGPKKRKMTPARAQRSKVRRQKANARERTRMHDLNSALDSLRKVVPCYSKTQKLSKIETLRLAKNYIWALSEILRSGKRPDLVSYVQTLCKGLSQPTTNLVAGCLQLNSRNFLTEPCQESGRYASSSFSVHSYPYPCARLASPHCQSGSNSLPLRTHGYCSAYDSLYGGSGSPEYNSPEYEGPLSPPVCINGNFSLKHQSPPSPEHEKGYHYSMHYSSGLAGSRQTPAHNLVFGSSGMRSGIHNENVLPYHDVHPHHERPPAYDELNAFFHN